The following nucleotide sequence is from Moorella sp. E308F.
AGACACGCACCGCCCGAGGCAGGAGGAAAGAAAGGAGCGCCGCCACTACCAGCAGCCACAGGTAACGGCGCCAAGTTTTTATCATGAAGTACCCCTCACTTTTTCCATGACAATCTTCCTGCTCGCTGGAGTTCCCGCCAGGCTGCCAGGACGGTGGCACGGGTGGCGTCAAGATCACAACCGGTGGGAATGATCCGGGCGGCATGACGCAATCTTTCTTCTTCTCCCATCTGTGCCCGGAGACGGCTTTCAGCTTCTTGCGGCGAGAGGTTGTCCCGTTCCATTAATCTTTTTAACCGCACCGTTGCCGGTGCGGTTACCACCCAGATGGCATCCACCATATCATCCATACCTGCTTCAATTAAGAGGGGGGCCTCAATAACCACCACCGCCTCCGGGTCAGTTTGGCGTAAAGCCGCTATTTGCGCCTGGACTTTCTCCCGGATGCGGGGGTGGGTAATGGCATTCAACAATTCCCTGGCGACAGCGTCACTAAAAACAATCCGGCCAAGGGCCCGCCTGTTTAAATGGCCGTCTGGCTGCAAAATCCCCCGGCCAAAGGCAGCGACAATATCCCGGTAGGCAGGCTTGTCGGGAAGCACTACCTCCCTGGCCACCTGGTCGGTGTCGATGACTATAGCTCCCAGTTCTTTTAAAATCCCGGCCACTGTGCTTTTTCCGCTGGCAATACCGCCGGTAAGACCGATAATAAACATCTCCATTGCTCCTACCATCGCCACAGTCCTATGGCGATTAAAATTAAACCCGGCAGAGCTGCCCCCCGCCAGCCCAGTCTTTCTGGCTGCCAGCGCTGCCCCAGGAAGCGACCTGCCTGCACCAGCAGTAGCTGGCAACAACCAATGCAGAGCGGTGTCAGCAGGAGGGAAAAACCGGCGGCAGCGGCGCCAAAACCTATTCCGACGGCATCCAAAGCCAGGGCCAGCCCAAGGGTCAGGGCCTCCTGGCTGCTAATACTTCCAGATAAATCCATATCAGCCCGAATAGGTTCCTTGAGAATCTGAATCACCAGGCCCAGGCGGGGCAGGCGGAATTTGACTAAAGTTTTTTCTGCCGGCTGCGGCTCGCTTTTTTTCAGATAGGCTTCAAAACTTATGGTTAGTCCCAGGGTTAATAATATAACAGCTCCCAGGCGGCCGGCAAGGGTTGGACTGAATACTCTGGTTACGATATGACCACCGGCCATGGACAGCAAGCTGGCGGCCGTAGATACCAGGGCGATCAAACCCAGGGAATGCCAGGGCAGCTTTATTTTCCTCAGGCCATAAGACAACCCCACGCTCAGGCCATCCAGGCTGGCGGCTAAGGCTAAAAGTAGCGTTGCCAGTAACATGGTAGTTTATCCCACCCTTTTACCCTTATGTCTTCTATACAGTAATATACGGGTGGCAGGGGGGATACGTGCCTGTCATTTAAACCTGGCAAGTGGGACAAAACACGGTGCTCCGGCCGCCGATTTTCACCCGTTCAAGGGTGCAACCACAGCGGCGGCAGGGCTGGCCGGCGCGACCGTAAACCTGGAGGTAATCCTGATTTTTCCCCTGCTGACCGTGGCCATCGACGTAATCCCGGAAAGAGGTGCCGGAATTGGCTATACCCTGGTCTAACGCGGCCTGCATGGCCCGGTGCAGGCGCACCAGTTCATTCTCAGTCAGCGAAGCCGCCGGTCTAAATGGATTGAGCCCCGCCAGGAAGAGCATCTCGTCGGCATAAATGTTACCAATACCGGCCAGGAGGTGCTGGTCCAGGAGGACCTGTTTTACCGGTCGGCGCCGGCCAGCACAGATGGCTGCCAGGGTGGCGACATCAAAGGCCGGGTCCAGTGGTTCCGGCCCCAGTTTTTTCAGCCCGGCCGCTACCGTTACCTCGTCTTCCTTGCCCAGGTAGAGGCGCCCAAAACGGCGGCTGTCCACCCAGCGCAAGGCACCACCACCGGCCAGGTGAAAAACCACATGGGTATGGGGCAGTACGGGGCCGGTCGCCGCCGTTAAGATCAGGCGTCCGGTCATCCTTAAATGGGCCACCAGGCAATAGCCGGCTGTAAGGTAAAAAAGGAGATACTTCCCCCGGCGGTCGAGACGGGTTATTATTTTACCTGTCAGCAAATCGATGAAAGTGGCGGCATCGGGTACAGCAATAACGCCGGGGTGGTATACCTCTACCCCGGCAATGGTTTGCCCCTGGAGATGGGGAGTAAGGGTACGTTTAATGGTTTCTACTTCCGGTAGTTCGGGCATCGCATTTCACTCCAGAATCATGGCTCCGTATCTCATTAACGGTTCCATATCATACCAGCTAGGGCCGTATTTTAAATCCACCTGGAGAGGGACCTGGAGTTCCAGGGTATT
It contains:
- the ytaF gene encoding sporulation membrane protein YtaF, with protein sequence MLLATLLLALAASLDGLSVGLSYGLRKIKLPWHSLGLIALVSTAASLLSMAGGHIVTRVFSPTLAGRLGAVILLTLGLTISFEAYLKKSEPQPAEKTLVKFRLPRLGLVIQILKEPIRADMDLSGSISSQEALTLGLALALDAVGIGFGAAAAGFSLLLTPLCIGCCQLLLVQAGRFLGQRWQPERLGWRGAALPGLILIAIGLWRW
- the mutM gene encoding bifunctional DNA-formamidopyrimidine glycosylase/DNA-(apurinic or apyrimidinic site) lyase, with protein sequence MPELPEVETIKRTLTPHLQGQTIAGVEVYHPGVIAVPDAATFIDLLTGKIITRLDRRGKYLLFYLTAGYCLVAHLRMTGRLILTAATGPVLPHTHVVFHLAGGGALRWVDSRRFGRLYLGKEDEVTVAAGLKKLGPEPLDPAFDVATLAAICAGRRRPVKQVLLDQHLLAGIGNIYADEMLFLAGLNPFRPAASLTENELVRLHRAMQAALDQGIANSGTSFRDYVDGHGQQGKNQDYLQVYGRAGQPCRRCGCTLERVKIGGRSTVFCPTCQV
- the coaE gene encoding dephospho-CoA kinase (Dephospho-CoA kinase (CoaE) performs the final step in coenzyme A biosynthesis.), with protein sequence MFIIGLTGGIASGKSTVAGILKELGAIVIDTDQVAREVVLPDKPAYRDIVAAFGRGILQPDGHLNRRALGRIVFSDAVARELLNAITHPRIREKVQAQIAALRQTDPEAVVVIEAPLLIEAGMDDMVDAIWVVTAPATVRLKRLMERDNLSPQEAESRLRAQMGEEERLRHAARIIPTGCDLDATRATVLAAWRELQRAGRLSWKK